A genomic segment from Biomphalaria glabrata chromosome 16, xgBioGlab47.1, whole genome shotgun sequence encodes:
- the LOC106070249 gene encoding retinoic acid receptor alpha-A-like isoform X1 produces MNSNMGTQSAGRHSEEDNDNSNSSSSLTHEVHAGMTVITSQPAFPNYPQVAMNYGNYSHYDQVNLMQPMAKESGSMYDHNNGYHGNLHSTHLVGPEQSESPPPPPRVYKPCVVCNDKSSGYHYGVSSCEGCKGFFRRSVQKNMLYTCHKEKTCVINKVTRNRCQYCRLQKCIARGMSKEALQNVDTNKHFSLVNTVEAVRNDRNKKKKMKPESTSSLDELTEDDQMLIQEVLDAHRETTPNGVNGANKSLFEKSGIYSTLAATTTTVASTTSTSDPKADDDVTSGVFLWEKITELSSAGVVLIVDFAKKIPGFLSLSTSDQITLLKAACLEIMILRISIRYDLETDTMQFSNGLSLTREQLKKGGFGPLTSTIFSFAASLKSMSCDETEYALLSSICLISGDRSGLKDTEKIEQMQEPLLEALKHYIRSRRPDQKHSFAKMLMKLTDLRSISVKGAEKVLHLRLERYAQLPPLVVEMLERVENVCLP; encoded by the exons ATGAACTCCAACATGGGAACACAGTCTGCTGGTAGGCACAGTGAAGAGGACAATGACAACAGCAATAGTTCTTCTTCTCTAACACATGAAGTGCACGCAG GCATGACTGTCATTACTAGCCAGCCTGCTTTTCCTAATTATCCCCAAGTAGCCATGAATTATGGGAATTATAGTCATTATGATCAAGTTAATTTAATGCAGCCTATGGCAAAAGAATctg GCAGTATGTATGATCATAACAATGGATACCATGGAAACTTACATTCAACTCACCTTGTTGGTCCTGAGCAGTCCGAGTCACCTCCTCCACCACCAAGGGTATACAAACCATGTGTTGTATGTAATGACAAGAGCTCAGGGTATCACTACGGCGTTAGTTCCTGTGAGGGCTGTAAG GGTTTTTTTCGAAGAAGTGTTCAGAAAAATATGCTGTATACTTGCCATAAAGAAAAAACCTGTGTTATCAATAAAGTGACCAGAAACCGGTGTCAATATTGTCGTCTTCAAAAATGTATAGCCAGGGGGATGTCCAAAGAAG cACTACAAAACGTTGACAccaacaaacattttagtttagtaAACACTGTAGAAG CTGTTCGAAatgatagaaataaaaagaaaaagatgaagcctGAAAGCACTTCGAGTCTTGACGAACTAACGGAAGATGATCAAATGTTGATACAGGAAGTTTTAGATGCGCACAGGGAGACAACTCCAAATGGTGTCAATGGTGCTAACAAGTCTCTTTTTGAGAAAAGTGGCATCTATAGCACACTGGCAGCTACCACCACCACAGTAGCCTCCACTACCTCAACTTCA GATCCCAAGGCAGATGATGATGTTACTTCTGGGGTATTTCTTTGGGAGAAAATCACAGAGCTTTCATCAGCTGGTGTTGTTCTCATTGTAGACTTTGCCAAAAAAATACCAGGATTTCTAAGTCTGTCAACATCAGATCAAATCACACTTCTCAAGGCAGCATGTCTAGAAATAAtg ATTCTGAGAATCAGTATACGCTATGACCTGGAGACAGATACTATGCAGTTTTCCAATGGACTTTCCTTAACACGTGAGCAGCTAAAGAAAGGAGGGTTTGGACCACTCACTTCTACAATCTTCTCCTTTGCAGCATCATTAAAAAGCATGAGTTGTGATGAAACTGAATATGCTCTACTTTCATCCATTTGTTTAATCAGTGGTG ATCGCTCAGGCTTGAAAGACACTGAAAAAATTGAACAAATGCAAGAACCATTACTAGAGGCACTCAAACATTACATAAGATCTCGACGTCCAGATCAGAAACACTCTTTTGCCAAAATGCTGATGAAATTGACAGACCTTCGCAGCATTAGTGTGAAGG GTGCTGAAAAAGTTCTAC
- the LOC106070249 gene encoding retinoic acid receptor alpha-A-like isoform X2, whose protein sequence is MNSNMGTQSAGRHSEEDNDNSNSSSSLTHEVHAGMTVITSQPAFPNYPQVAMNYGNYSHYDQVNLMQPMAKESGSMYDHNNGYHGNLHSTHLVGPEQSESPPPPPRVYKPCVVCNDKSSGYHYGVSSCEGCKGFFRRSVQKNMLYTCHKEKTCVINKVTRNRCQYCRLQKCIARGMSKEAVRNDRNKKKKMKPESTSSLDELTEDDQMLIQEVLDAHRETTPNGVNGANKSLFEKSGIYSTLAATTTTVASTTSTSDPKADDDVTSGVFLWEKITELSSAGVVLIVDFAKKIPGFLSLSTSDQITLLKAACLEIMILRISIRYDLETDTMQFSNGLSLTREQLKKGGFGPLTSTIFSFAASLKSMSCDETEYALLSSICLISGDRSGLKDTEKIEQMQEPLLEALKHYIRSRRPDQKHSFAKMLMKLTDLRSISVKGAEKVLHLRLERYAQLPPLVVEMLERVENVCLP, encoded by the exons ATGAACTCCAACATGGGAACACAGTCTGCTGGTAGGCACAGTGAAGAGGACAATGACAACAGCAATAGTTCTTCTTCTCTAACACATGAAGTGCACGCAG GCATGACTGTCATTACTAGCCAGCCTGCTTTTCCTAATTATCCCCAAGTAGCCATGAATTATGGGAATTATAGTCATTATGATCAAGTTAATTTAATGCAGCCTATGGCAAAAGAATctg GCAGTATGTATGATCATAACAATGGATACCATGGAAACTTACATTCAACTCACCTTGTTGGTCCTGAGCAGTCCGAGTCACCTCCTCCACCACCAAGGGTATACAAACCATGTGTTGTATGTAATGACAAGAGCTCAGGGTATCACTACGGCGTTAGTTCCTGTGAGGGCTGTAAG GGTTTTTTTCGAAGAAGTGTTCAGAAAAATATGCTGTATACTTGCCATAAAGAAAAAACCTGTGTTATCAATAAAGTGACCAGAAACCGGTGTCAATATTGTCGTCTTCAAAAATGTATAGCCAGGGGGATGTCCAAAGAAG CTGTTCGAAatgatagaaataaaaagaaaaagatgaagcctGAAAGCACTTCGAGTCTTGACGAACTAACGGAAGATGATCAAATGTTGATACAGGAAGTTTTAGATGCGCACAGGGAGACAACTCCAAATGGTGTCAATGGTGCTAACAAGTCTCTTTTTGAGAAAAGTGGCATCTATAGCACACTGGCAGCTACCACCACCACAGTAGCCTCCACTACCTCAACTTCA GATCCCAAGGCAGATGATGATGTTACTTCTGGGGTATTTCTTTGGGAGAAAATCACAGAGCTTTCATCAGCTGGTGTTGTTCTCATTGTAGACTTTGCCAAAAAAATACCAGGATTTCTAAGTCTGTCAACATCAGATCAAATCACACTTCTCAAGGCAGCATGTCTAGAAATAAtg ATTCTGAGAATCAGTATACGCTATGACCTGGAGACAGATACTATGCAGTTTTCCAATGGACTTTCCTTAACACGTGAGCAGCTAAAGAAAGGAGGGTTTGGACCACTCACTTCTACAATCTTCTCCTTTGCAGCATCATTAAAAAGCATGAGTTGTGATGAAACTGAATATGCTCTACTTTCATCCATTTGTTTAATCAGTGGTG ATCGCTCAGGCTTGAAAGACACTGAAAAAATTGAACAAATGCAAGAACCATTACTAGAGGCACTCAAACATTACATAAGATCTCGACGTCCAGATCAGAAACACTCTTTTGCCAAAATGCTGATGAAATTGACAGACCTTCGCAGCATTAGTGTGAAGG GTGCTGAAAAAGTTCTAC
- the LOC106070249 gene encoding retinoic acid receptor alpha-A-like isoform X3 yields MNSNMGTQSAGRHSEEDNDNSNSSSSLTHEVHAGMTVITSQPAFPNYPQVAMNYGNYSHYDQVNLMQPMAKESGSMYDHNNGYHGNLHSTHLVGPEQSESPPPPPRVYKPCVVCNDKSSGYHYGVSSCEGCKGFFRRSVQKNMLYTCHKEKTCVINKVTRNRCQYCRLQKCIARGMSKEALQNVDTNKHFSLVNTVEAVRNDRNKKKKMKPESTSSLDELTEDDQMLIQEVLDAHRETTPNGVNGANKSLFEKSGIYSTLAATTTTVASTTSTSDPKADDDVTSGVFLWEKITELSSAGVVLIVDFAKKIPGFLSLSTSDQITLLKAACLEIMILRISIRYDLETDTMQFSNGLSLTREQLKKGGFGPLTSTIFSFAASLKSMSCDETEYALLSSICLISGDRSGLKDTEKIEQMQEPLLEALKHYIRSRRPDQKHSFAKMLMKLTDLRSISVKVNYFTRICS; encoded by the exons ATGAACTCCAACATGGGAACACAGTCTGCTGGTAGGCACAGTGAAGAGGACAATGACAACAGCAATAGTTCTTCTTCTCTAACACATGAAGTGCACGCAG GCATGACTGTCATTACTAGCCAGCCTGCTTTTCCTAATTATCCCCAAGTAGCCATGAATTATGGGAATTATAGTCATTATGATCAAGTTAATTTAATGCAGCCTATGGCAAAAGAATctg GCAGTATGTATGATCATAACAATGGATACCATGGAAACTTACATTCAACTCACCTTGTTGGTCCTGAGCAGTCCGAGTCACCTCCTCCACCACCAAGGGTATACAAACCATGTGTTGTATGTAATGACAAGAGCTCAGGGTATCACTACGGCGTTAGTTCCTGTGAGGGCTGTAAG GGTTTTTTTCGAAGAAGTGTTCAGAAAAATATGCTGTATACTTGCCATAAAGAAAAAACCTGTGTTATCAATAAAGTGACCAGAAACCGGTGTCAATATTGTCGTCTTCAAAAATGTATAGCCAGGGGGATGTCCAAAGAAG cACTACAAAACGTTGACAccaacaaacattttagtttagtaAACACTGTAGAAG CTGTTCGAAatgatagaaataaaaagaaaaagatgaagcctGAAAGCACTTCGAGTCTTGACGAACTAACGGAAGATGATCAAATGTTGATACAGGAAGTTTTAGATGCGCACAGGGAGACAACTCCAAATGGTGTCAATGGTGCTAACAAGTCTCTTTTTGAGAAAAGTGGCATCTATAGCACACTGGCAGCTACCACCACCACAGTAGCCTCCACTACCTCAACTTCA GATCCCAAGGCAGATGATGATGTTACTTCTGGGGTATTTCTTTGGGAGAAAATCACAGAGCTTTCATCAGCTGGTGTTGTTCTCATTGTAGACTTTGCCAAAAAAATACCAGGATTTCTAAGTCTGTCAACATCAGATCAAATCACACTTCTCAAGGCAGCATGTCTAGAAATAAtg ATTCTGAGAATCAGTATACGCTATGACCTGGAGACAGATACTATGCAGTTTTCCAATGGACTTTCCTTAACACGTGAGCAGCTAAAGAAAGGAGGGTTTGGACCACTCACTTCTACAATCTTCTCCTTTGCAGCATCATTAAAAAGCATGAGTTGTGATGAAACTGAATATGCTCTACTTTCATCCATTTGTTTAATCAGTGGTG ATCGCTCAGGCTTGAAAGACACTGAAAAAATTGAACAAATGCAAGAACCATTACTAGAGGCACTCAAACATTACATAAGATCTCGACGTCCAGATCAGAAACACTCTTTTGCCAAAATGCTGATGAAATTGACAGACCTTCGCAGCATTAGTGTGAAGG TTAACTACTTCACAAGAATTTGTTCCTGA